Genomic window (Streptosporangium brasiliense):
CCGAAATCGGGCACGGCCGAGACGGTGCCGGAGCCGGGCGCGGCCGAGACGGTGCCGGAGCCGGGCGCGGCCGAGACGGTGGCGGTCACGGCCGGGCGCCGCGCCGTCTATCTGGTCGCCCTCGTCATACTGCCGGTGCTGGCCCTGGCGGTCGCGGTCCCCGCCGTCTGGGGGTGGGGGATCGGTCCCCGCGACGCGGTCATCGCCGTCGTCATGTATCTGGTCAGCGTTTTCGGGATCGCCGTCGGCTACCACCGGCACTTCACCCATCGCGCCTTCAGATGCCGCAGGCCGCTGCGGATCGCGCTCATGCTGGCCGGCGGGATGGCGCTCGAAGGCCCCGTCACGCTGTGGACGGCCGAGCACCGCCGCCACCACAAGTACGCCGACCGGCCCGGCGACCCACACTCGCCGTGGCGCTACGGCGACAGCGGCCTGGCCCTGCTGCGAGGCATGGCGCACGCCCACGTCGGCTGGTTCTACACCGCGCGCCGCCGCTCCAGCCGGCAGCACTGGGTGCCGGACCTGATGGCCGATCCCGACGTCCGGCGCTTCGACTCCGCCTATCCCGCCGTCGCGGTGCTGTCGTTCCTGCTGCCCGCCGCGGTGGGAGGGCTGTGGGCGATGTCGTGGAGCGGCATGTGGAC
Coding sequences:
- a CDS encoding acyl-CoA desaturase; this translates as MPEPGAAETVAVTAGRRAVYLVALVILPVLALAVAVPAVWGWGIGPRDAVIAVVMYLVSVFGIAVGYHRHFTHRAFRCRRPLRIALMLAGGMALEGPVTLWTAEHRRHHKYADRPGDPHSPWRYGDSGLALLRGMAHAHVGWFYTARRRSSRQHWVPDLMADPDVRRFDSAYPAVAVLSFLLPAAVGGLWAMSWSGMWTALFWGGLVRYAVVHHVTWSVNSIAHTFGERPFRSRDRSSNVRWVALLTLGEGWHNWHHVDPTCARHGVLRGQLDPSARLIRWFERAGWAYGVRWPDAARLTARRSAGSAGAGAGAAPAEPPVIPAPPPPPPPR